In Pelodictyon luteolum DSM 273, the genomic stretch CTTTCCCTCCCAGCTGCGCCGGTGGTATGCATAGCCTGCGATGAGCGGCATGGCGATGGTGGCCTCGGCGTACACCATCTGCTCAAAGACGGTGTCGACCTTACCCCAGGAGCTGGCCTCTTTGAGGGTTGAGCCGGAAAGTGCGCCGTCACGCTCGTCGGCAACGGTGATCTGCACCGCATACGTGTGCATGGAAACGTCCTCGTAGCCAAGCACCTCGGCAGCGACGACGATATCCTGAGTGAAGTTCTTCGGTACGCCTCCACCGATCATGAAGATGCCGGTCCGGTCGTTTTCGATCTTGATGCGGGTAAGTTCGCGGAAATCCTTCACCGAATCGATGCTGACATGGCTTCCGGGGTTGTTCCACTGGTGGTGCACCAGCCCGAATCCGGCAGAGCAGTCGGAGAATGCCGGGCAGAAGATCGGCACACCCTTTTCATACGCCTTGTAGACTATGGAGTTGCGGTCGTGTCCGTTCGCCTCGATGTACCGGGCCATCTCAATGATGAATTCGCGCGAGGAATAGGCACCGTGCGGCATGGAGTCGGCGATCTTTCCTGTGGTCTCGTCGCAGACGCGCAGGTCGTCCTCATCGATGTAGGTGTCATAGATGCGGTCGACATGCATGTCGCGCAGGATGGCGTCATCGATGAAGGGGGTTCCCTTGTAGTGGCGGAATCCGAGAGCCTCGAAGAAGTCCTGGTCGACGATGTTGGCACCGGTGGAAACAATGGCGTCCACCATGTTGTTCTCAAGCATGTCGATGATGACCTGCTTCAGGCCGGAGCTGATGAGCGAGCCGGCAAGCGTAAGGATGACGGCGCACTCATGATCCTTCTGCATTCGGTCGACGATTGATGCCGCTCGCGCAAGATTGCGGGCCTGGAAGGCCGTATCGGCCATCTGGTCGATGAGCGGGACGACGTTCGTCTCTTTGATGTCGATGTGCTTTACCTGATCGGAAAGCAGTTCCTGTTTAGTGATAGCCGATGCCATGGCGGACTCCCTTGCCTGTTGTTCAGTAAAAATTAAAAGATCAAATAAAAAAAGGAGAGCAAGCTGACTATATCACACACCTGAATTGCCGGATGCTGCTTCCTTCCGGATCTGACATGGTTGGGCAACCAAGTGTTGTATAGGACTTACTCTCCAATAATAGAGGTTTTCGACATGTTCTTCTGTGAAGAGAATGCAACAAAAGAAAATCGAAACAAGTTGCATAATATAGCGCAGCGGGCTCAAAAAACAAACATAGCCCTTTTATCTTTATCCGAACTGTTATAACTTCTTTGAATTTCACCACCAAGCCTCCTGGAGGCGCACTGCCGCCCGTTGCGGCAACATTCATTTTATGGGAACACAGAGGATTTTGAGCGGGATGCGGCCGACCGGAAAGCTGCACCTCGGCCACTACACAGGAGCGCTTGAAAACTGGATTGAACAGCAGAACCTCAGGGCCCCTGACGGCTCAAGGCTCTATGAGACCTGCTTTCTCATCGCCGACTACCACAGCCTGACCACCTCGCTCGACACCAGCGAGATTTACGGCCATACCATCGACATGCTCACCGACTGGCTCGCTGCAGGCGTCGACCCGGAAAAAAGCCCGGTCTTCCGCCAGTCGCAGGTCAAGGAACATACAGAGCTCTTCCTCATCTTCTCGATGCTCATCACCTCGGCCCGCCTGGAGCGGAACCCGACCCTGAAGGAGCAGGTCCGCGATCTGCAGATGGAATCCCTTACCTACGGGCATCTCGGCTATCCGGTGCTTCAGGCCGCCGACATCCTGCTCTACAAGGGAAGCGTCGTTCCCGTCGGTGAAGACCAGATCCCGCATGTCGAGATCACCAGAGAGATCGCCAGGAAGTTCAACAACCACTACCCGCACCCGACGAAAGGCGAAGTATTCCTGGAGCCCGAACCGAAAATCACGAAATTCTCGCGCCTCGTCGGCCTCGACGGGAAGGCGAAGATGTCCAAGTCACTCGGAAATACCATCCTGCTTTCGGACGGGCCCGATGAGGTCCAGAAAAAGATGCGCAATGCCGTGACCGACACGCTGAAACAGAGAAAAAACGATCCCGGCCGACCCGAAGTATGCTCCGTATTCAGTTATCACAACCGCTTCAGCAACCCCGAGCGGCTCTGCAGCATCGAAGAGGACTGCCGCTCGGGAGCGCTCGGTTGCGTCGACTGCAAGCGGATGTGCGCCACAGCCATCTCCGAAGAGCTTGCACCGATCCTCGAGAGGAGAAAACAGTATGAAGGCAACCCGGGGCTCGTTCGTTCGATCCTGCTTGAAGGTGAAAACAAAGCGAGAGTGATTGCCAATGAGACCATGCAGGAAGTCCGCGCTGCAATGCAACTGGGAGAACAGTAATGGAACATGCCACGACACAGGCCTTCATTTTCGACATGGACGGAGTCTTGACCGACAACATGCACCACCATGCCGAATCCTGGGTACAGCTGTTCCGCGACTACGGACTCGAGGGAATGGACGCACAGCGCTATCTGGTGGAAACCGCCGGCATGAAAGGCCATGACGTCCTCCGATACTTTCTTGATCCGGCCATCAGTGCCGAGGAGGCTGAAAAGCTTACAGAGCTGAAGGACTTCCTCTACCGTGTCATGTCGCGTGACCTTATAGCGCCGATGGCGGGCCTTCTCTGCTTTCTCGACACCGCCCGCAGCCACGGCATCAAACTGGCCATCGGTACCGGAGCAGGGCCTAAGAACATTGCGTTCGTGCTCCGCCTTCTCGGGCTGGAGAATGCATTCAGCGCCATCGTATGCGCCGATGACGTTCCCCACGGCAAACCCGCCCCGGATATCTTTCTCCGCGCAGCAGAACTTGTAGGCGCCCCTCCATCCTCATGCATCGTCTTCGAAGATGCACTGCCCGGTCTTGAAGCGGCAAGAAGCGCCGGAATGGCCGCCGTCGGCCTCACCACAACGAACAGCGCCACTGAACTTGCCGGGTTTGACAACGTGGTCCGGGTCATCGACGACTTCACAGGCCTTGATCCCCTCGCGCTCATGCGGCTCGCCGCCGGCCGGCATCAATCGAATCCAGCTTAACACCAGCAATGCAATCATTCCTCGTAGCAGAGATCCAGAACGCCCTCCGCTCGGCCTCAGTCACTACCGGCCAGTCTATCATCATCGAAAAGCCAACTTCGCCGAAGTTCGGTGACTATGCCACAAACATCGCATTTCTTGCGGCAAAAGAACTCAAGCGGAACCCCCGCCAGCTGGCCGAAGAGCTTACCGGCCATTTCCGCTTTCCGGAAGGGACAGTCACAAAAACAGAAGTTGCCGGCCCCGGATTCATCAACTTCTTCATGGAACCGGCGTTCATCATGCAGTCGGCCGAACGGGTGTTCAGAGAAGGTGCGGAATACGGGAAGGGACGCGAGGGTCAGGGAAAGACCGCCATTGTCGAATATGTGAGCGCCAACCCGACCGGACCGCTCACCATAGGACGTGGGCGCGGCGGTGTCCTCGGTGACTGCATCGCCAACCTGGCAGAGGCGCAGGGGTACCATGTTAACCGTGAATACTATTTCAACGATGCCGGCCGACAGATGCAGATTCTCGGCGAATCGGTGCGGTACCGCTATATGGAACTGTGCGGCAGAACCATCGACTTCCCCGACACCCACTACAAGGGCGGCTACATCGGTGAGATTGCCGAAAAGATCCACAGCGAGCACGGTGAAGATCTTCTTCATGTGGAATCCATCGAACCGTTCCGCAGCGAAGCCGAATCCATCATCTTCAGCTCAATCCAAAAGACACTCGGAAGGCTCGGCATCGTCCATGATTCGTTCTTCAACGAGCATACCCTCTACACTGCCGACCTGAACGGCATTTCGCCCAACCAGAACGTTATCGACCGCCTGCGGGAGAAAGGATTCATCGGGGAATACGATGGGGCGACATGGTTCCTCACGACAAAGCTCGGCCAGGAGAAAGACAAGGTGCTCATCAAATCTTCAGGGGAACCAAGCTACCGCCTGCCGGACATTGCCTACCACGTCACCAAGTATGCCCGCGGCTTTGACATGATCATCAACGTGTTCGGAGCAGACCATATTGACGAGTATCCGGACGTTCTCGAGGCGCTGAAAATCCTCGGCCACGATACCGCACATGTCCGAATCGCCATCAACCAGTTCGTCACGACGACGGTGAACGGCGAAACTGTCAAAATGTCCACCCGAAAGGGAAACGCCGACCTGCTCGACGACCTCATTGACGACGTCGGCCCTGATGCCACACGCCTCTTCTTCATCATGCGCAGCAAAGACTCGCACCTGAACTTTGATGTAGAGCTGGCAAAGAAGCAGTCAAAGGACAATCCGGTCTTCTACCTGCAGTATGCCCATGCGAGGATCTGCAGCCTGCTCCGGCTGGCCTGGAGCGAAATAGGCTTTGATGCTGCGAAACGTCCCGAACCGGGCGTACTGATGCGCCTCACCACCCCTGAAGAACTGCAGCTTGCCTTCGGTATTCTGGACTTCGGTGAAGCGTCACGCTCGGCGTTCAGGATGCTTGAGCCGCAGAAGATGGTCGACTACATGCATTCGATCGCAGAACTCTTCCATCGCTTCTACCAGGAGTGCCCGATCCTTAAGGCAGAGCCGGAAATTGCAGAAGCCAGACTCTTCCTTGCTGTGGCTGTTCGCCAGGTACTCCAGAACGGATTCAGGATCCTCGGAATCTCTGCACCGGAATCCATGTAGGCGTATGGATACGCCGGCAGCTACGCCTCGCGGTAGAGCCCTTCGGAAAGGATGTACTGCATGACAGTCTCCGGAACAAGCCCCCGCAACGATTTGCCCGTCGCGCTAAACTCACGCACCATGGTCGAGGATACCGGGGCATCGAATGCAATGCATCGCACCCGGCTGTCTCCGGCAATCTCATCTGACTCATCTTCTCCTCTGCGCCTGAACACCGCTACATCTGCAAGCGCAAATATGCCCTCCGGGTCCCTCCACCGCGGGAAGTCCTGATAACTGTCCTCTCCGACAATGAGGGTCAGGTTGGCATCGGGATGAGAGGAACGGACAAATCTGAGCAGGTCGACGGTATAGGACGGGCGCGGCTGCTGCAGTTCCCAGCCGGTTACTTCAGCGTTCATGCCGGTCCGGTTGATTTCAAGGGAAAGCAGCTCAGCCATGTCAAGCCGTTGCCTGTCGGAAGCGCCGCATGCGGGCTTAAGGGGGTTGTCTGAAACGGAAATCAGGATACGGTCGGCAGGAAGGAGCTCCCGGGCAAACAGCGCCATAGCAAGATGGCCGTTATGCGGCGGATCGAAAGTCCCGCCGAAAACCGCAAGGTGCACAAGGAGACCCGTCAGGAATTGCTGAAGTTCCGCATGATCTCCTCACGCAGATCCTTCATCTCTTCAAGATCCTCAGGGTAGCTCTGGAGATAGCTATCAAGCGCTCGCCGGGCATCGAACCACTTTCCACGCTTGACCTGCACCTCGACGAGGCCCGACTGGGCTTTCTTCATCCAGGGGGTATCGCCGTAGTTACGCACCACGTTCTCAAAGTAGATGGCGGCCGCCTTGTACTTTTTCAGCTTCACATACTGTGTTGCTATGGAGTATGTTGCCGCACCTAGCTTGTCGTGCAGCACGGGAATCGCAGCAGAGGCATATTTAACGCTGTCCTGGCGGGCCATGGCCAGCTTTGCAGCCTCATAGCCACGCTGGTAGGAAGCACGGGATGGATCGATCTTCAGAAGCTCGCTGTAGGTGTCGAGATCGCGGGCAGTCGAGGCGGCATCATTCAGACTGTACTCGGCCAGATACTCCGAAAAAGCCTCAATGGCTCTACGGGTATACTCCTGATCGCGCTCGTATGCCGGAGAAAGCTGCTCGTAGGACTTGGCCAGCATGTAACGTGAAGCTTCCCGGTAGGGAGAGGAGGGTACCTGCTGCAGAAGGCGATCATACATGTCGGAGGAAAGCAGGTACTGCTTGGAGGCATAGTAGGACTGCGCGAGAAGAAAAAGCACATCATCCTCAAGCGGGGTTGCGCGGGAGGCAAACAGCTGCGGCTCAAGCGATGCCGCCGCATTCTCGTATTCCTTTTTCTGATAGAGTTCGGTCGCATTCCTGTAGGCAACACTTACCTGCTCCTCGGCGCTCATCTTCGGTCGGCTTGATGAGCACGACGCAAGCGTGAGGGTGATGGAGAGCAGCAACAGTAACGGGAGAATACGGATGCCTGAAAAGGATGTAGCCTGCGGGATTTTCTTGACCGCCATAGTGACTCCGTTATGCAATTGTGTCCGGAACATGGTCCCGTGTCATTGTAAAAGTATGCAGGGCTGGATGTGGAGCTTAGGGGAGTCGAACCCCTGACCTTCTCATTGCGAACGAGACGCTCTACCAACTGAGCTAAAGCCCCGGAACGGCGCCAGACGGCACCTTCTATAAAACAGTAACAGCCTGCACGAGGCAGGCTGTGAATGCGTATTCCGCCTGCTGCGGCTGCAGAGAGGGAGCCCCCCCCGGCTATCTCAGGCTTCTTCGACTGACAGGGTCCGGCGGAGAACCTGCAACTGATGGCGGATGCTCCCGTCAAGAATCGTATCGCCGATCTGGACTGACACGCCGCCTATCATTTCAGGGTCAAGAGTCATGCGGGCCCTGACATGCTTGCCTGTATATGCGGCAAGTCCGTTGACCAGCTCTTTTGCCTGCTCCCCGCTGAGTTCCGTCGCACTGGTCACATCGGCGTTGACCACCCCGTTCTTCTCATCGAGCAGCACCTTGAATTCAGAGGCTATCCCGCGCAGGATTCCGGCCCGTTTCTTCCGTGCGATAAGCGACAGGAAACGCATCATCCGTTCTCCTACCCTTCCCCGGAAAATCTCTTCGAGTATATGTGTCTTGCGGTCGCCGTTGATCAGCGGGCTTGCAAGCACGCGGACCAGGTCGCGGGAACCGGCAAGGGTTTCGCCGATCATCTCCATCTCAGCCGTCACATCGTCGAGGAAACCGCCCTCGTCTGCAGCGCTAAGAAGGGCATAAGCATATCGGCGGCTTGCAATTACACTTGACATTTCAGGCCCGTTTTCAGTTACGATTGGTGGAAAGATCCTGGATCATGCTGTCCACGACCTTTTTCTGCACATCAGCATCCAGCACGCCGCGAATAATTTTCTCAGCGCCACGGACGGCCAGATCTGCAACTTCGTTGCGGAGCTCGGCAAGCGCACGGCGCTTCTCCTGCTCAATTTCTTCTTTTGCGGCACTGATCATCTTCTGCGACTCCTGATGAGCCTTTTCAGTGATCTCCGCACGGATCTTCTCGGCATATTCCCTGCCTTCGCGGATGACCCTGTCGGCTTCTGCATCGGCTTTGGCAAGCAACTCCCTGTTCTGGCGGAGGATTGCTTCAGACTCTTCTTTCGCACCGTGTGCACGGTCGATGGAAGACTGGATACCTTTCTCGCGCTCTTCAAGCGCACTGATGATCGGACCCCAGGCTATCTTCTTCAAGATGATGAGCACGAGGACGAAAGTGATGGTCGTCCAGAAAATCAAACCGGGTTCAGGGCTCAGAAGACTGCCGGCAAGTAGGATGTTTCCCGACGTAAGCATGGACAATGTTTACCGTTAACGGTTGATAAAATCCGATTGCGGCCGAGGCGAACCCTGCCGCAATCGGGATGACTTCTGTGTCGCTCTCGTAGGCTTAGAAAAAGCTTACTTGAGGGCGAGAAGCACACAGATAACCTCACCGAACAGCGCAACACCCTCGATAAGAGCAGCTGCGATGATCATGGTGGTACGGATATCGGAAGTTGCCTCAGGCTGGCGGGCGGTACCCTCTGCCGCAGAAGCTGCGATGTTACCGATACCAAGGCCTGCGCCGATGACTGCAAGGCCGGCGCCGAGACCTGCGCCCAAATAACCCAATCCAATTCCTTCCATCTTGTAATTACCTCCGTTTGTTGTTTTAAGTTGTTCGCTAACGCTGACTAGCAGTATTGAACCTGTTGATGAAAAGCCGAAAAATACTACTTATTCCCCAATAATCCAGACATCTTTTCAGTGGTGCGCCGCTTCGGCCTCACCGCCCTCATGCGCCGTGGCAAGCCCGATGAAGAGCGCCGAGAGCATGGTGAAGATGAAGGCCTGCAGGAACGCCACGAAAATCTCAAGCAGGTAGATGAAGATTGAAAAGGGGACCGATACTGCAGCCGCGACGACATAGCTCTTAAGGATGAAGCTGATGAAGATCAGGCTGAGAATGACGATATGACCGGCCGTCATGTTTGCAAACAGACGGACAGTGAGCGCAAACGGCTTTGTAAAGAGGCCGATCACTTCGATCGGGATCATGATGATCCAGAGCGACCAGTGGGTACCTGCAGTCAGGTGCGTGAGATAACCTTTCAGCCCGTGAGCCTTGAGAGAGGCGGCCTGGGTGATGAAGAACGTGAAGACTGCGAGCGTCAGAGTAACGTTGATGTTGCCGGTGGCCGTCGCGCCGTAGGGAATGAGACCGAGGATGTTGCAGAGCAGGATGAACATGAACACCGTCAGCAGATAGGGCAGATGAGCCTCGTAGCCGTGGCCGATGTTTGACTTGGCCACGTCGAGGCGGATGAACTCGACGAGCGCCTCCATGGTGTTGGCCACGCCGGAAGGCGCGGTCTTCGGGGTGATCTTACGGTAGGCTGCGCCGACAAAGGAAAAAAGGACGAGGAGAATGGCCGAAACGATCCAGAGCATCACAACGTGCTTCGTGATGGATATGTCGATGCCGAAAACCGGGGGAAGGGTGGGAAGATGGATCGTGCCGAAAGGCTCGAAGGAGAAACTGTGAGAGTTGAGGATGTGATGCATGATCACGTCGCCTGCCTTCTCATCTTCGTGCCCGGCAGGCTCTGCGTGAGCAGGCTCCAGGGCGGGGTCGACTGCGGCCTCAGCGTGCGCAGCGACGACGGCGGCAACCGGGGCGGCATGCTCTTCGGATGCCTGCACCGGCAGGTATGCATTCAGCAGAAGTGGCGCCAGAAGCGCCATGACCCTAAAAAAACCTTTGATCTGAATGACTTTGACCCGTTTCATGCAGCGTTCTTTTTCTGTTTGTTCTTCCGTTGGTAGCCGAGGATTTCGACGATCACATAAATACAGTAAAAAGCGAAAAACGAGAGCACGAAATCGTTGATGACGGCCAGGTCCCTCAGAATGACGAGGGCGACGAGGACCATCAGGACGAGAAGCCTGACAACGAGACCGCCGAACACCACTTTGGTGAACACCTGCGATTCCCGGTCAAACGCGTACTCAAAGAGCAGGTAGCCGGCAAGCGTGTTCGTGACGATCATGACCCAGGCAATGAAAACCGAGCGGAGATCCACGCTGCCGGGTGCAAGCCCGTAGGCTATCACCCCCCATAAAATGACGGACAAGATACATAACTTTAACAGAAAATCAAACAATGGTTTCATCGCCGGGGCTGGTTCTGGTTAACGGGGGTGCCTCCCTTTGCGGTTGGCTGCACGGAGCACCTTCCACAGCACAAGCGACATTCCGGCCATGCCGAGAAGGACGCCGAGCAGGAGAAGGAAGGGGGAGGATCCGAGCTGCTCGTCTGCCCAGTAGCCGAGCAGCACAAACAGGGCAAAGCTCACGGCAATCTGCAGGCCGATGCCCAGATAGTCCGAGAGTGCGCGGACAGAACGGCCGAAATAGTCCGGGAATCGCTCATCATCCTGCTTCTGCATCGTCCGGCCCCCCTCTGGTTGCACTAGGTAGCTCTCATCTGTCCATGAAGATAACACTCTTGCCCGACATCGTGAAGCTCCCGGTGCATTTAGGCGAAAGGAGATTCGCGTTGCAGGAAATTGCTATTTTCCACCCAAAGGCCGGACGCGGAAGGCTACGGCATGGCAACCCCCGGAAATACACAACTGAATTATGGAACAGGAACAGCATCTCCGCCATGAGGGCAATGCGGCATTCATCACCCCCGAAACCTTCGGCAGCTCCGGCGGCATCCTTGCACTGCAGAGCACGCGCCGGGGCGGCCTGAGCCCCGACCCATGGAGATCCCTCAACCTCGGGGAAAACACCCGCGACGACCCTCAGCGGGTACAGAATAATATGCAGGTCCTGGCCTCAGCGGCCGGCTTCGATGCATCGCGGACCGTCGGATCCCTGCAGGTTCACGGCACTGAGGTGCTCCATGCCCGGCAGCCCGGACGCCACAGCGGTTACGATGCATTCATCACCGACACCCAAGACCTCTGGCTCTGCATCTTCACCGCCGACTGCCTGCCGGTGTTCCTCTATGATCCGGAACACCGTGCCGTCGGCGCAGCGCACGCAGGATGGCAGGGAACAGCCGCAGGGATAGCCGTAAAGACCCTGCATGCGATGGGGGAAGCGTTCGGATCACGGCCGGAATCCTGCGAAGCATGGATCGGCACAGGGATCAGCGGAAAAGAGTACGAGGTGGGGGCGGAAGTTGCCGCGGCATTTCCAGAGGAATGCAGTATTCCGGGCGATGAGGGAAAACGCTTTCTGGACCTTGCTGCGGCCAACCGCATGCAGCTCCTGCAGGCGGGAGTGGCCGGAGGGCAAGTGGAGCATGCGCCCTACTGTTCCTTCAGGGACGAAGGGATGTTCTTCTCCTACCGGCGGGACAACGGCCGGACGGGAAGGATGGCTGCGGTAATCGGTATCAGGCCCGGCAGTCCTCACCCTTGACAGCGACCAGCATGGTGCCGATCCTGTCTTCAAGCTCACGGATTCTCTCAAGCTCACCCGGGCTCAGCTCCTCAAAGGATGCCTCGCACCCGGAGAATGAAAGGATCGTCTTGCCAAGCTCCCTCTCCAGACTCCGTATCTCCTCGATCTGGGACTGGGTTAATGCAGAAAGGGTTGGAAGCATCGGCCACCTCCTGTTGGATTATGTTCGCGTTTGACTCATTCCTCTAACTCACCGTCCACTCCAGAAAGAGCGCACATAACGTAATTATAACACATAGGCTGAACACCGCACAGTTGTTTCATAACAGCATTTAGCCTAAATTTAAATTTTACTGTGTTCGGTATTCTCCTTCTTACAACAATAAGCATAACGCCAACCATGAACGAAATAGCGTTACTGAAACAAAACCACAGAGCCAACGAGCTGATTTTCAAGGGACTTGTGGAATTCGGATGTTTCAAGGCCGCCCTGGAACTCGATCTTTTCGCCCTGCTTGCAGATGGAGCAAAAGATACTGCAACTCTGGCCAGAGAAGCAGGTGCTGTACCCCCGAGGCTCGGCATGCTCCTTGAGGCTCTCCGCCAGATCGGCGTAACTACTGAAAATGCCGGCCAGTGGGACCTCACCCCGATGGCAAGAACCATGTTCGTCCCCGCTGCCGATCAACCCAACATGTTTATGGTTCCGGTGGCCAAAGCCATGGCGCACCTTGCCGACAGCTTCTACCTGAAAATGGCCGATGCGGTCAAGGGAAATCTCAACTTCAAGGGCGAAGTACCCTATCCGCCTGTAACACGCGAAGACAACTGGTACTTCGAGGAGATCCACCGAAGCAACGCCCATTTCGCCATCAAACTCCTGCTTGAAGAGGCCCGCCTTGAAGGCACCAAAACCCTTGTCGACGTCGGAGGCGGCATCGGCGACATCTCCGCAGCCCTTCTGAAAAAGCATCCGCAGCTCGACTCCACCATCCTCAACCTTCCCGGCGCCATCGGCCTGGTCGATG encodes the following:
- the bchU gene encoding bacteriochlorophyllide d C-20 methyltransferase BchU, whose product is MNEIALLKQNHRANELIFKGLVEFGCFKAALELDLFALLADGAKDTATLAREAGAVPPRLGMLLEALRQIGVTTENAGQWDLTPMARTMFVPAADQPNMFMVPVAKAMAHLADSFYLKMADAVKGNLNFKGEVPYPPVTREDNWYFEEIHRSNAHFAIKLLLEEARLEGTKTLVDVGGGIGDISAALLKKHPQLDSTILNLPGAIGLVDENAVAQGVGGRLRGAAVDIYKDAYPAADAVMFCRILYSANEQLTEMMCRKAYDAVPAGGKVLILDMIVDDRENPNFDYLSHYILGAGMPFSVLGFKSQEAYRQILESIGFTDVRMVRKYDHLLCEAVKPA